A stretch of the Psychroserpens sp. Hel_I_66 genome encodes the following:
- a CDS encoding DUF3109 family protein — protein sequence MFQLGKTIVSEAIIEKDFVCNLSACKGACCIDGDAGAPLDASEIEILKDIYPKVKPFLRKEGIEAIEKQGTHITTPFGDFETPLINDADCAYVIFDDKKTALCGIEEAYNQGEISWKKPVSCHLYPVRVKDYSEFSAVNYDKWDICDDACTLGKELQVPIYKFVKEALIRKFGEDWYMELEKVAEKHLK from the coding sequence ATGTTTCAATTAGGAAAAACCATAGTTTCAGAAGCTATTATAGAAAAGGATTTTGTATGTAATTTATCAGCTTGCAAAGGGGCTTGCTGTATAGATGGCGATGCAGGTGCTCCTTTAGATGCTTCGGAAATTGAAATACTCAAAGATATTTACCCAAAAGTGAAACCTTTTTTAAGAAAAGAAGGAATCGAGGCCATAGAAAAACAGGGCACACATATCACAACTCCTTTTGGCGATTTCGAAACGCCTTTAATTAACGATGCAGATTGTGCCTATGTTATTTTTGACGATAAAAAAACTGCGCTCTGCGGAATAGAAGAAGCCTATAACCAAGGTGAAATCTCATGGAAAAAACCCGTCTCTTGTCATTTATATCCTGTTCGGGTGAAGGATTATTCTGAATTTTCTGCTGTTAATTACGACAAGTGGGACATTTGCGATGATGCCTGTACGCTTGGCAAAGAACTTCAAGTACCTATTTATAAGTTTGTAAAAGAGGCGTTGATTAGAAAATTTGGTGAAGATTGGTATATGGAATTGGAAAAAGTTGCAGAAAAGCATCTAAAATAA
- a CDS encoding MarC family protein, protein MQLNIKEIFTAFMILFAVIDIIGNIPIVIDLRKKVGHIESEKASIIAGVIMVFFLFLGQTILSFLGVGVNSFAVAGAFILFFIALEMILGITLYKQDESTTMTASVFPLAFPLIAGPGSLTTLLSLRAEYRIENIIIAVILNVIIIFIVLKTSTKIERLIGQNGINIIRKVFGVILLAIAVKLFAHNIKALFEMA, encoded by the coding sequence ATTCAATTAAATATAAAAGAGATTTTTACAGCATTTATGATTCTATTTGCGGTAATAGATATTATAGGTAACATCCCAATTGTTATTGATTTAAGAAAAAAAGTGGGTCACATAGAAAGTGAAAAAGCTTCGATAATTGCTGGCGTGATTATGGTCTTCTTTTTGTTTTTAGGGCAAACAATTTTGTCGTTTTTAGGTGTTGGTGTTAATTCCTTTGCGGTTGCGGGTGCGTTCATACTGTTTTTTATAGCCTTAGAAATGATTTTGGGCATTACTTTATATAAGCAAGATGAAAGTACAACGATGACAGCGTCTGTTTTTCCGCTGGCATTTCCTTTAATTGCAGGACCAGGGAGTTTGACAACTTTATTATCTTTGAGAGCGGAATATAGAATAGAAAACATCATTATTGCAGTTATCCTAAATGTAATTATTATCTTTATAGTCTTAAAAACATCTACAAAAATTGAGCGTCTTATTGGCCAAAATGGTATCAATATCATTCGTAAGGTATTTGGTGTAATTCTTTTAGCAATCGCAGTTAAACTATTTGCGCACAATATTAAAGCACTTTTTGAGATGGCTTAA